A window of the Microbulbifer aggregans genome harbors these coding sequences:
- a CDS encoding alanine/glycine:cation symporter family protein has protein sequence MESFNNILLSMDGMLGSAPWFPWVLLGVGLFFTLFLGFPQLRYFGHAIKIVQGKYDKPGDPGDTSHFQALSTALSGTVGTGNIGGVGLAIFLGGPAALFWMWVTAFLGMTTKFVEVTLSHKYRIKAADGYYAGGPMFYMERRLNMKWLAVLFAIATVISSFGTGSLPQVNNIAQAMYDTFGLNKALTGGVLAVLLGMVIIGGITRIAKVTSTIVPIMAVLYIVGALAVIIYNYQNIVPSFLAVFRDAFNGSAAAGGFLGASFAYAFNRGVNRGLFSNEAGQGSAPIAHASARADEPVSEGMVSLLEPFIDTIIICTLTGLVILSSGVWTEKHMNRFERADMVAVAGSYTDEDQEHVSELFHFLSNGDSKVKPFNGSVVVADGRALNEGEFTLINARSIAEDVEYRVADDSFSGVLTVRDGRFVNENVEIWGNSLVHSVALTNVAFQRGFFGEYGSLIVTLGILLFAFSTAIAWSYYGDRSMIYLFGPKAVMPYRLVYVLAFFWAAIEDTTIIWNLSAVAIVIMTLPNLFGITILAREMKDTVKEYWKDPSHK, from the coding sequence TTGGAATCCTTTAACAATATCCTATTGTCCATGGATGGGATGCTCGGTTCAGCGCCATGGTTTCCCTGGGTGCTGCTGGGTGTAGGTCTGTTCTTTACCCTGTTTCTGGGCTTTCCGCAGCTTCGTTACTTCGGCCATGCGATCAAGATTGTGCAGGGCAAGTACGATAAGCCCGGTGATCCCGGTGATACCTCTCACTTTCAGGCACTCTCAACCGCACTTTCCGGTACTGTCGGCACGGGCAATATCGGTGGTGTTGGCCTGGCTATCTTTCTCGGTGGGCCGGCCGCGCTCTTCTGGATGTGGGTCACCGCCTTCCTGGGCATGACGACAAAATTCGTCGAGGTAACTCTCTCGCACAAATACCGGATCAAGGCAGCGGACGGCTACTATGCAGGCGGCCCCATGTTTTACATGGAGCGGCGTCTGAATATGAAGTGGCTGGCGGTGCTGTTTGCGATCGCTACCGTTATCAGCTCATTTGGCACAGGCAGCCTGCCGCAGGTCAATAACATTGCCCAGGCGATGTATGACACCTTCGGGCTCAACAAGGCTCTTACCGGTGGGGTGCTGGCAGTTCTGCTCGGCATGGTGATCATCGGCGGTATCACCCGCATCGCCAAGGTGACCTCTACGATCGTACCCATCATGGCAGTGCTCTATATCGTCGGTGCACTGGCAGTCATCATCTACAACTACCAGAACATCGTGCCGTCTTTCCTGGCCGTGTTCCGGGATGCCTTCAACGGCTCTGCGGCTGCGGGTGGCTTCCTCGGGGCGAGCTTCGCCTATGCCTTCAACCGCGGTGTGAATCGTGGTCTCTTCTCCAATGAAGCGGGGCAGGGTTCCGCGCCTATTGCGCACGCCTCGGCCCGTGCCGATGAGCCTGTTTCAGAGGGCATGGTCTCGCTGCTGGAACCGTTCATCGATACCATCATCATCTGTACGCTCACTGGACTGGTGATCCTGTCGTCCGGGGTCTGGACCGAGAAGCATATGAACCGCTTCGAGCGCGCAGACATGGTGGCGGTTGCGGGCAGCTACACCGATGAAGATCAGGAGCATGTCAGCGAGTTGTTCCACTTCCTGAGTAATGGCGACAGTAAAGTGAAGCCGTTCAACGGTTCTGTCGTGGTGGCCGATGGCCGCGCTCTGAACGAAGGTGAGTTCACCCTGATCAATGCGCGCTCGATTGCCGAGGACGTGGAGTACCGGGTTGCCGATGACAGCTTCAGTGGCGTGTTGACAGTTCGGGATGGCCGCTTCGTTAATGAGAACGTGGAAATCTGGGGTAACTCCCTGGTGCATTCCGTGGCGTTGACCAATGTGGCATTCCAGCGCGGTTTCTTTGGCGAATACGGCAGTCTGATTGTGACACTCGGTATTCTCCTGTTTGCCTTCTCAACCGCTATCGCCTGGTCATACTATGGTGACCGCTCGATGATCTACCTGTTCGGCCCCAAGGCGGTGATGCCTTACCGGCTGGTCTACGTGCTGGCGTTTTTCTGGGCGGCCATCGAGGACACCACCATCATCTGGAATCTGTCTGCAGTGGCGATTGTCATCATGACCCTGCCAAACCTCTTTGGTATCACCATCCTTGCACGTGAGATGAAAGATACCGTGAAGGAATACTGGAAGGATCCGAGCCACAAGTAA
- the bcp gene encoding thioredoxin-dependent thiol peroxidase — protein sequence MAFPKIGNLAPAFTLKNQAGEKVALKDFRGSKNVVLYFYPKALTPGCTTQACGIRDAKKEFADLDTVVLGLSPDPEAKLQKFIDKHELNFDLLADEDHKVADKYGCWGLKKFMGKEYMGLLRTTFIIDREGRLQHIIDKVKTKTHHDEVLNWIRENLS from the coding sequence ATGGCATTTCCGAAAATCGGCAACTTAGCGCCGGCCTTTACACTGAAAAACCAGGCCGGAGAGAAGGTTGCCTTGAAAGATTTCCGGGGCAGCAAGAATGTTGTGCTTTATTTCTATCCAAAGGCGCTGACTCCGGGTTGCACGACTCAAGCTTGCGGAATTCGTGATGCCAAGAAAGAGTTTGCCGATCTGGATACAGTCGTACTCGGCCTGAGCCCAGACCCTGAGGCGAAGCTGCAGAAGTTTATCGACAAGCATGAGCTGAACTTCGACCTTCTTGCTGACGAGGATCACAAGGTTGCCGACAAGTACGGTTGCTGGGGGCTCAAGAAGTTTATGGGCAAGGAATACATGGGCTTGCTGCGCACCACTTTCATCATCGATAGGGAAGGGCGGCTGCAGCACATCATCGACAAGGTGAAGACAAAGACCCATCACGATGAGGTCTTGAACTGGATCCGTGAAAACCTCTCCTGA
- a CDS encoding DUF2244 domain-containing protein produces MVTEVGRVSRKNACILLAPNQSLSLSGNLWVFVSLVAVSLGISLAFALAGAWMILPFAGLEVLLLGVLFAYVYMEGTRREVIRISGERVVLDCCRGHRQESFYHREFSRDNLLVLVRMGGNAAEPASVSFAGPEGCLEIGEFLTDGERAALVQKLSDCGIFARKESRYSVQDF; encoded by the coding sequence ATGGTCACTGAAGTAGGCCGCGTATCACGCAAGAACGCCTGTATTCTCCTCGCCCCCAACCAGTCTCTGTCCCTCTCCGGTAATTTGTGGGTGTTTGTGTCCCTGGTGGCCGTCTCATTGGGCATCAGCCTCGCCTTCGCCCTGGCAGGCGCATGGATGATTCTGCCGTTTGCGGGTCTAGAAGTGCTGTTGCTAGGGGTTTTGTTTGCCTACGTTTACATGGAGGGTACCCGGCGGGAGGTGATCCGTATTAGCGGTGAGCGCGTAGTGCTTGACTGCTGTCGGGGTCATCGACAGGAAAGCTTTTACCATCGGGAATTCTCGCGGGACAACTTGTTGGTCCTCGTTCGAATGGGTGGTAATGCGGCGGAACCGGCTTCAGTCAGTTTCGCCGGCCCCGAGGGTTGTCTGGAAATCGGTGAGTTTCTTACTGATGGGGAGCGCGCGGCCCTGGTGCAAAAACTCAGTGACTGCGGTATTTTTGCCCGCAAGGAATCCCGTTACAGCGTGCAAGACTTTTAA
- a CDS encoding glutamine synthetase family protein: MDKITKWLAEHNISEVECLVPDMSGNARGKFTPTDKFLTEDSRLPESILVQTVTGDYVDEHNELVDPADTDMLLVPDPDSVRLNPWANEPTAQIIHDCYTRDGQPHPISTRNILKFVLAKYEAMGWKPVVAPEVEFYLVKRNLDPDEKLSAPVGRSGRTEKTRQSYSIDAANEYEPIIEDMYDFSEAQGLDVDTLIHESGTAQMEINFLHGDALRLADQVFTFKRTVRETALRHGIYATFMAKPMEDEPGSALHIHQSVVDIETGKNIFVDEDGRENQRFMHFIGGMQKYTPGFISFFAPNVNSYRRFTPEIAAPTSLHWGYDNRTTGLRVPDSSPQAKRLENRFPGADCNPYLAIATSLACGYLGMVNEIEPTPPYKGDCSSEPISLPRTQEHALSLLLECEEAAEMFGEKFVRAWSAIKRDEYEEFNRVISSWEREYLLLNV, from the coding sequence ATGGACAAAATTACAAAGTGGCTGGCAGAGCACAACATCTCTGAGGTGGAGTGTCTGGTGCCCGACATGTCCGGCAATGCCAGGGGCAAATTTACCCCCACGGACAAGTTCCTCACCGAAGACAGCCGGCTGCCGGAAAGCATCCTCGTACAAACCGTCACCGGAGACTATGTCGATGAGCACAACGAGCTTGTCGACCCCGCCGACACCGACATGCTGCTGGTACCCGATCCGGATTCCGTGCGCCTGAATCCCTGGGCTAACGAGCCCACGGCCCAGATCATCCACGACTGCTACACACGGGATGGCCAGCCGCATCCGATCAGCACCCGCAACATTCTCAAGTTCGTACTGGCCAAATATGAGGCCATGGGCTGGAAGCCGGTGGTCGCGCCCGAGGTTGAGTTCTACCTGGTCAAGCGCAACCTGGATCCCGATGAAAAACTGTCCGCCCCGGTTGGCCGCTCAGGCCGCACCGAAAAGACACGCCAGTCCTACAGCATCGACGCGGCCAACGAGTACGAGCCGATCATCGAGGACATGTACGACTTTTCGGAGGCCCAGGGCCTGGACGTGGACACCCTGATCCACGAGTCCGGCACGGCACAGATGGAAATCAATTTCCTGCACGGTGATGCGCTTCGCCTGGCCGACCAGGTTTTCACTTTCAAACGAACCGTACGTGAGACCGCGCTTCGCCACGGTATCTATGCCACATTCATGGCCAAGCCGATGGAAGATGAGCCGGGCAGCGCCCTGCACATTCACCAGAGTGTTGTCGACATCGAGACCGGCAAGAACATCTTCGTGGACGAAGATGGCCGTGAAAACCAGCGCTTCATGCACTTTATTGGCGGCATGCAGAAGTACACCCCGGGCTTCATCAGCTTCTTCGCCCCTAACGTAAACTCGTATCGCCGTTTCACCCCGGAAATCGCGGCGCCCACCAGCCTGCACTGGGGGTATGACAATCGCACGACCGGCCTGCGGGTACCTGACAGCTCACCACAGGCCAAGCGTCTGGAAAACCGTTTCCCTGGCGCGGACTGTAACCCCTACCTGGCAATTGCGACCTCCCTCGCATGCGGGTACCTGGGCATGGTCAATGAAATCGAGCCAACCCCACCCTATAAGGGGGACTGCTCTTCAGAGCCGATCAGTCTGCCCCGCACACAGGAGCACGCGCTCAGCCTGCTGCTCGAATGTGAAGAAGCGGCAGAAATGTTCGGGGAGAAATTTGTACGCGCGTGGAGTGCGATCAAGCGGGATGAATACGAGGAATTCAACCGGGTGATCAGTTCCTGGGAGCGCGAGTACCTGCTGCTCAACGTGTAG
- a CDS encoding helix-turn-helix domain-containing protein, producing MNQIQPDQDSLSEDKPLQQARLSGDPNILDQLLAPPEATSFGIAARVIDVLEQRIGKASLAIRPVASDLSMSTRTLQRRLQEHNLSFAALRDHVRFRHAVHFLKDTALSVDGISRILDFSDRTSFTSAFKRWTGMSPTGYRRQVRQRF from the coding sequence ATGAACCAGATTCAGCCAGACCAGGATTCCCTCTCGGAAGATAAGCCTCTCCAGCAGGCGCGGTTGTCGGGGGATCCCAACATCCTCGATCAATTGCTGGCCCCGCCGGAGGCCACCAGCTTTGGAATTGCCGCGAGGGTGATCGATGTCCTCGAGCAGCGGATCGGTAAGGCATCCCTTGCGATTCGACCGGTGGCATCAGACCTCAGTATGTCGACGCGCACTTTGCAGCGCCGGCTTCAGGAGCACAACCTGAGTTTCGCGGCTCTCCGCGACCATGTTCGCTTCCGTCATGCAGTGCATTTCCTCAAGGATACCGCACTGAGTGTTGATGGTATCTCGCGCATCCTGGACTTCTCAGATCGGACCAGCTTCACCAGTGCCTTCAAGCGCTGGACTGGAATGTCACCAACCGGCTATCGCCGGCAGGTACGACAGCGCTTCTAA
- a CDS encoding NAD(P)/FAD-dependent oxidoreductase produces MNNAGTVSKLVGHTDSYYAASANAAPVYPALEGTVEADVCVIGAGYTGLSSALHLAERGYKVVVLEAERIGWGASGRNGGHVGVGQRKGQEDLEKMLGFDTAKELWDMGVEAVQLVESLIKKHDIQCDLKRGIMHLAAKRSHNSDLEQEVEMLRERYGYDQMRYVGEDEVRSLVGSERYYGAQIDSGSLHLHPLNYALGLADAAAAAGVQFFEHSRVSSYRGGSPCVVETAKGQVRAGNVVLACNGYLGNLEPRMAGKIMPINNFVLATEPLSDSLAQELIANDHALQDTLFVIDYWKLSGDNRLIFGGGENYTSRFPQDIRSFVRKYMLRVYPQLADTRIEYGWGGTLAITLNRMPHLGRLEPNIYYSQGYSGHGVPTATFAGKLLAEVIAGTEERFDILAQIPTPTFPGGTLLRWPGLVAGMLYYSLKDKLGS; encoded by the coding sequence ATGAATAACGCAGGTACGGTCAGCAAACTGGTCGGGCATACCGATTCCTACTATGCCGCCAGCGCGAACGCAGCACCAGTGTATCCAGCGCTGGAGGGGACCGTGGAAGCGGATGTCTGCGTGATTGGTGCAGGCTACACAGGCCTGTCCTCAGCTCTGCACCTGGCGGAGCGCGGCTACAAGGTGGTGGTGCTGGAAGCTGAGCGGATAGGCTGGGGGGCGTCGGGGCGCAATGGTGGCCATGTGGGTGTTGGCCAGAGAAAAGGGCAGGAAGACCTCGAGAAGATGCTGGGCTTCGATACCGCCAAAGAACTCTGGGATATGGGAGTGGAAGCGGTTCAGCTGGTCGAGTCCCTGATCAAAAAGCACGACATCCAGTGCGATCTCAAGCGGGGCATCATGCACCTGGCGGCAAAGCGCAGCCACAACAGTGATCTTGAGCAGGAAGTGGAAATGCTGCGGGAACGCTATGGCTATGACCAGATGCGTTATGTCGGCGAAGACGAGGTCCGCAGCCTGGTGGGCTCCGAGCGTTATTATGGGGCGCAAATCGATAGTGGTTCCCTGCACCTGCACCCTCTGAATTATGCCCTTGGCCTGGCTGATGCCGCTGCGGCCGCTGGAGTGCAGTTCTTCGAGCACAGCCGGGTCTCCAGCTACCGTGGCGGTTCACCTTGCGTGGTGGAGACGGCAAAAGGGCAGGTGAGGGCTGGCAACGTGGTGCTGGCCTGCAACGGTTACCTGGGTAACCTTGAGCCCCGCATGGCGGGGAAGATCATGCCGATCAATAACTTCGTTCTGGCCACCGAGCCCCTCTCGGATAGCCTGGCCCAGGAGCTGATCGCCAACGATCACGCCCTCCAGGACACCCTGTTTGTCATTGACTACTGGAAGCTATCCGGTGACAACCGGCTGATTTTCGGCGGTGGTGAGAACTATACCTCCCGCTTCCCGCAGGATATCCGCAGCTTTGTGCGCAAGTACATGTTGCGGGTGTACCCCCAGCTCGCCGATACCCGCATCGAGTACGGCTGGGGCGGGACCCTGGCCATTACCCTGAACAGGATGCCGCATCTGGGCCGGCTGGAGCCAAATATCTACTACAGCCAGGGGTACTCCGGCCACGGTGTGCCGACCGCCACGTTCGCTGGCAAGTTGCTTGCAGAAGTAATAGCTGGCACCGAGGAACGTTTTGATATACTGGCGCAAATTCCGACACCGACCTTCCCTGGCGGCACGCTGCTCCGGTGGCCGGGACTGGTGGCGGGGATGCTCTACTACAGCCTGAAGGACAAGTTGGGCAGCTGA
- a CDS encoding dUTP diphosphatase, translated as MMKEQLQVMLRLQDEINSVVNADWRGQKFPWYRAIWVESAELLDHYGWKWWKKQSPEMDQVKLELVDIWHFGLSLELQHGAPEIVAERMIAELQASKPTAGDFREHLEAFTLNTLASRSFDLVGFAQLMADVELEFAELYQRYVGKNVLNRFRQDNGYKDGSYVKTWQGREDNEHLAELSGALDTAAPDYSEQLYRALQSRYQAVAVA; from the coding sequence ATGATGAAAGAACAGCTGCAGGTGATGTTGCGCCTGCAAGACGAGATCAATTCCGTGGTAAATGCGGACTGGCGGGGGCAGAAATTCCCCTGGTACCGCGCTATCTGGGTAGAGAGTGCCGAACTGTTGGACCACTACGGCTGGAAGTGGTGGAAGAAGCAGAGTCCGGAAATGGATCAGGTCAAACTGGAGCTGGTGGATATCTGGCACTTCGGGCTCAGTCTTGAGTTGCAGCACGGCGCTCCGGAAATTGTGGCTGAGCGCATGATCGCCGAGCTGCAAGCATCCAAGCCGACAGCGGGGGATTTCCGCGAGCACCTGGAGGCTTTCACGCTGAACACCCTTGCGAGCCGGAGCTTCGACCTGGTCGGTTTTGCCCAGCTAATGGCTGATGTGGAGCTGGAGTTCGCAGAACTCTACCAACGCTATGTTGGCAAGAACGTCCTCAATCGATTCCGCCAGGACAACGGCTACAAAGATGGCAGTTATGTAAAGACCTGGCAGGGTCGTGAAGACAACGAGCATCTGGCGGAACTCTCCGGCGCGCTCGACACAGCTGCCCCCGATTACAGCGAGCAGCTATATCGGGCTCTGCAGTCTCGCTATCAGGCGGTGGCAGTCGCCTGA
- the yajC gene encoding preprotein translocase subunit YajC, protein MSFFIPAAVAQEAAPAPQGNPMVTLIMFAGLFAFMWFFIIRPQRKRQKEHQELVGALKKGDEVVMTSGMLGRIEKVDDDYIVLEVADNTQLRFQKVAVHAILPKGTIKKI, encoded by the coding sequence ATGAGCTTTTTCATTCCCGCCGCAGTAGCACAGGAAGCAGCGCCGGCCCCGCAGGGTAACCCGATGGTTACACTGATCATGTTCGCCGGTCTTTTCGCTTTCATGTGGTTTTTCATTATTCGTCCGCAGCGCAAGCGCCAGAAAGAGCACCAGGAGCTGGTCGGTGCCCTGAAGAAGGGCGATGAAGTGGTCATGACCAGCGGCATGCTGGGGCGCATCGAAAAGGTGGATGATGATTACATCGTGCTGGAAGTAGCCGACAATACCCAGCTGCGTTTCCAGAAGGTTGCTGTGCACGCAATCCTTCCCAAGGGAACCATCAAAAAGATCTGA
- a CDS encoding malate dehydrogenase, translated as MKAPVRVAVTGAAGQISYSLLFRIASGEMLGKDQPVILQLLEITPALEALKGVAMELEDCAFPLLAGIVQSDDANVAFKDADYALLVGARPRGPGMERKDLLEANAAIFSAQGKALNDVASRNVKVLVVGNPANTNALIAQRNAPDLDPRNFTAMTRLDHNRALSQLAGKTSSSVNDITHMTIWGNHSSTQYPDLHQVKVGGEAAMDKVEQDWYENDFIPTVQQRGAAIIKARGASSAASAANAAIDHMRDWALGTAEGDWTSMAVYSDGSYGIQEGLIYSFPCTCKDGDWTVVQGVDINEFSREKMAATEKELAEERDAVAHLLP; from the coding sequence GTGAAAGCACCTGTACGAGTTGCTGTTACCGGCGCCGCCGGCCAGATCAGCTATTCTCTGCTGTTTCGAATTGCATCCGGCGAGATGCTGGGTAAGGATCAACCGGTTATCCTGCAGCTGCTGGAAATCACTCCGGCCCTGGAAGCCCTGAAGGGCGTTGCGATGGAGCTGGAAGACTGTGCCTTCCCGCTGCTCGCCGGTATCGTCCAGAGTGACGATGCCAACGTGGCGTTCAAAGATGCAGACTATGCGCTGCTCGTTGGTGCGCGTCCGCGTGGCCCGGGCATGGAGCGCAAAGACCTGCTGGAAGCCAATGCGGCCATTTTCTCCGCGCAGGGCAAGGCCCTCAATGACGTTGCTTCCCGCAATGTCAAAGTCCTGGTTGTCGGCAACCCGGCCAATACCAATGCACTGATTGCGCAGCGCAATGCGCCGGACCTCGATCCGCGTAACTTCACTGCCATGACCCGCCTGGACCACAACCGCGCGCTTTCCCAGCTGGCGGGCAAGACCAGCTCTTCGGTCAATGACATTACTCACATGACCATCTGGGGTAACCACTCCTCCACCCAGTACCCGGACCTGCATCAGGTCAAGGTCGGTGGTGAGGCGGCGATGGACAAGGTCGAGCAGGATTGGTACGAAAACGACTTTATCCCCACCGTGCAGCAGCGTGGTGCGGCGATCATCAAGGCTCGTGGAGCGTCTTCCGCCGCTTCTGCAGCCAATGCTGCCATTGACCACATGCGCGACTGGGCCCTGGGCACTGCCGAAGGGGACTGGACCAGCATGGCTGTCTACAGCGATGGTTCTTATGGCATCCAGGAAGGCCTGATCTACTCTTTCCCGTGCACCTGCAAAGATGGCGACTGGACCGTCGTGCAGGGCGTAGACATCAACGAATTCTCTCGCGAGAAGATGGCTGCGACCGAGAAAGAGCTGGCAGAAGAGCGTGACGCAGTGGCTCACCTGCTGCCGTAA
- a CDS encoding TatD family hydrolase, whose translation MVDSHCHLDRLKLDQFDGDLNAVLELARSRGVSKFLCVGISLDNVENVVAIAGAHPDVVCSVGVHPLDVDSGLADVNRLIELAGKPGVVALGETGLDYYYSTETREIQQQSFTSHLQAAGRAGLPVIVHTRDARGDTIDLIREHGNPEHAGVLHCFTESWEMARAALDLNYYISLSGIVTFRNAEELRDVARRLPLDRLLVETDSPYLAPVPYRGKPNIPAYVREVAEFIAELRGIPYAQLAEITTENFYRLFPRAA comes from the coding sequence CTGGTGGATTCTCACTGTCACCTTGATCGGCTAAAGCTCGATCAGTTTGATGGTGACCTGAATGCCGTACTCGAACTCGCCAGAAGCCGCGGGGTCAGCAAGTTCCTTTGCGTGGGTATCAGTCTCGACAATGTGGAGAATGTGGTTGCCATCGCCGGGGCCCACCCCGATGTCGTCTGTTCGGTGGGGGTACACCCGCTGGACGTGGATTCCGGCCTGGCGGACGTCAATAGGTTGATCGAACTGGCGGGAAAGCCCGGAGTTGTCGCTCTGGGAGAGACGGGGCTCGATTATTACTACAGCACCGAGACCCGAGAGATCCAGCAGCAGAGTTTCACTTCGCATCTGCAGGCAGCTGGCAGGGCCGGACTGCCGGTCATCGTCCATACCCGAGACGCGCGCGGGGACACCATTGACCTGATTCGCGAGCATGGCAATCCGGAGCACGCCGGGGTGCTGCACTGCTTTACCGAGAGCTGGGAAATGGCCAGGGCAGCACTCGACCTCAACTACTACATATCCCTATCCGGGATCGTGACCTTCAGGAACGCCGAGGAACTGAGGGACGTGGCCCGCAGGTTGCCACTGGATCGCCTGCTGGTGGAAACAGACTCTCCCTATCTCGCGCCGGTCCCATATCGGGGTAAGCCAAATATCCCTGCCTACGTTCGCGAGGTGGCAGAATTTATTGCCGAGTTGCGCGGCATCCCGTATGCGCAACTGGCCGAAATCACAACAGAAAACTTCTACCGACTTTTCCCGCGTGCCGCCTGA
- a CDS encoding D-cysteine desulfhydrase family protein, translating to MPLEYPSKISLARLPTPLQPLDRLTEKHSTPHGGPRLWVKRDDLTESGMSGNKLRKLEFIAGAARERGCDTLITCGGIQSNHCRTTALVGAKLGLRVQLILRGEHSGAADGNLLVDQLAGASCAFYPPREYFSRQAELFDYWRDFYEQRGHRALCIPTGASDGLGIWGYISGTEELLSDCKAAGFEPEQIICATGSGGTQAGLTLGCHLVGAETRVTGFAVCDSAEYFYDKVREDVADWASSYSGGFDPAALDISVNADYIGPGYAIAEEPVYRTIAEVANLEGVLLDPVYTGKAFHGLLQELHRGQYRHCENLVFVHTGGHFGLFPHREHFGFLQ from the coding sequence ATGCCACTCGAATATCCTTCAAAAATTAGTCTTGCGAGACTGCCGACTCCGCTTCAGCCTCTTGATCGGCTCACTGAGAAGCACTCCACCCCTCATGGCGGCCCCCGGTTGTGGGTGAAAAGGGATGACCTGACCGAATCCGGTATGTCGGGAAACAAGCTGCGTAAACTTGAGTTTATTGCGGGTGCCGCTCGGGAGCGCGGATGTGACACCCTGATCACCTGCGGAGGCATTCAGTCCAACCACTGTCGCACCACGGCTTTGGTGGGAGCCAAGCTTGGGCTGCGTGTACAGCTGATTCTCCGCGGCGAACACAGTGGCGCAGCTGATGGAAACCTGCTTGTGGATCAGCTGGCCGGTGCCTCCTGTGCTTTCTATCCGCCGCGGGAATACTTCTCTCGCCAGGCGGAGCTCTTTGACTACTGGCGGGACTTTTATGAGCAGCGCGGCCATCGTGCGCTCTGTATCCCGACGGGGGCCAGTGATGGGCTCGGTATCTGGGGCTATATCTCCGGAACCGAGGAATTGCTGAGTGACTGCAAGGCGGCGGGTTTCGAACCGGAGCAGATTATCTGTGCAACCGGTAGTGGGGGCACCCAGGCGGGGCTCACGCTCGGTTGCCATCTTGTGGGGGCAGAGACTCGGGTCACCGGGTTTGCCGTCTGTGATAGTGCCGAGTACTTCTACGACAAGGTGCGGGAGGATGTGGCCGATTGGGCGTCCAGCTACAGCGGTGGCTTTGATCCGGCAGCACTGGATATCTCGGTCAATGCGGATTATATCGGTCCGGGCTACGCCATCGCTGAAGAGCCGGTCTACCGGACCATTGCCGAAGTGGCAAACCTGGAAGGGGTGCTATTGGATCCGGTTTATACCGGCAAAGCATTCCACGGTTTGCTGCAAGAGCTGCATCGCGGCCAATACCGGCACTGCGAGAATCTGGTTTTCGTGCATACAGGAGGGCATTTTGGGCTCTTCCCGCACCGGGAGCATTTTGGATTCCTGCAGTAA